A single region of the Acidobacteriota bacterium genome encodes:
- a CDS encoding response regulator translates to MAVTERARVLVVDDEPAVREMLSEGLASLGWEVVTAASAGQARRLLAEGGFECAVCDIAMPGERGTELLAWIHDHDPHLAVVMLTGLRDAPTAVAAMRSGASDYVCKPFSLHEMDARLREALEKRRLRI, encoded by the coding sequence ATGGCCGTCACGGAGCGGGCCCGGGTGCTGGTGGTGGACGACGAGCCGGCGGTGCGGGAGATGCTCTCCGAGGGACTCGCTTCGCTGGGCTGGGAGGTGGTCACCGCCGCGAGCGCCGGGCAGGCGCGCCGGCTGCTCGCCGAAGGGGGCTTCGAATGCGCGGTCTGCGACATCGCCATGCCCGGCGAGAGGGGCACCGAGTTGCTGGCTTGGATCCACGATCATGACCCACACCTGGCGGTGGTGATGCTCACCGGGCTGCGCGACGCGCCGACAGCGGTGGCCGCCATGCGTTCAGGAGCCAGTGACTATGTTTGCAAGCCCTTTTCCCTGCACGAGATGGACGCCCGCCTGCGGGAGGCCCTCGAAAAGCGCCGGCTACGCATCGA